The following DNA comes from Mycolicibacterium aromaticivorans JS19b1 = JCM 16368.
GCGAGAGCCGGTTGGCCAGCATCGTCATCATCATGCCGGTGGCCGAATGCGCCTTGAACCGGTAGCGACTGGTACGGCCTTGGTTCTGTAGCAATTGATAGTCGAGGGTGAAGCCGCCGATGAAGACCCCGACGTCGCTCCCGGCGAGGCTGTCGGCGGGAATACCGCCGTCTTCCAGCGCTTCCCACGCGACGTGGAGGAGAAGACGCTGCTGCGGATCGAGGGAATGCGCCTCACGGGGCGAGATCCCGAAGAACTGGGGATCGAATTGGTCGATCTCGCTGAGGAACCCGCCGCGGCGGGCCACGATCTTGCCCACCTTGGCCGGATTGGGGTCGTGATAGCGATCGGCGTTCCAGCGCGACTCGGGAACGACACTGGTCGCGTCCGTCTCACTGCAAAGCAGGTTCCACAGACTGTCCACCGAATCGGACCCGCCGGGAAGGCGACAGCCGATACCGACGATGGCCAGCGGCTCGCGGCCACTGTGATCACTGAGCATGGTCACAGGTCAGCTCGTCTGAAGGGCCGGCGAGGTGCTGACAATCCAGTCGCTGCTCAGGGGATCGCTTTCCTGCTGCCGTCGGTAGGCGGAGCGCAACTCGCGCAGCAGTGGATCCCGCTGCCACTCCTGCACCTGGTGCATGACATCGTCGTCGCCGAACATCGCCGACTTCTCGGCGAGGACTGTCTCGACGAGCTGCCCGGCCAGTCGGCGCAGCATGTCGGCGTTGGTGTCGAACTGCTCGTCGAAGTTCTCACTCGGGCCCATCATCGCTTTGTGCAGAGTCACCATGAAGTTCAACGGTGAGTACAGGTCCACGAACGGCACAGTGGGAGTGCCGTTTTCGACGGCGGCCCACTCGCGGAAGAACTTCTGCACGCGGTTGCTCAGAGCGATGAGCCCGTCGAGGTGAGGGACGAAGCCGGGATCGTCGGCCAGGTTCACGTACCGGCCGTTGACGTACAACAGACCGATGAATCCCCAGTAGAAGGCGACGTCCCAGATGATCTTCGCCGACATCACGCTCGGCACGCCCATCAGCGAGTACTGGTCCTGGTATACCGCCAGCCACATCTCGGTGAGCGAGCGAAAGAGTGTGTCGCTGATCTGCGCGCGTGCGACGACATCATCACCGTCGAGTTCGCGGGTGATCATGTCGGTGATCAGCCCGTTGCCGATCGCGACGAGATCCAGCCCCGACGAGTAGAGCGGGTCGAGGAAGATGCCCGCGTCGCCGGTCAGGCACCAGCGGGCCGTGCCGTCGTAAACCTGTGCCGCGCCGTGGCTGTACTTCTTCATGACGCGAAAGTCCTTGATGTCATTCGCGTGCTCGTCTACCACGGCTGCGCACTGGGGCTCGTGGTCGCGTAGCCATGCGGTGGCCTTCTCCAGCGTGTTGAACGCGTCGAACGGATGGTAGGCCGGGTCGGCGACGATACCGACGCTGGTGGCACCGGATGCGAGGCGGATCAGCCAAACCCAGTAGCCTTCGCCCATCAGGTGATTGGTGGACAACGCGCGGTCGCCTTCGACCAGGCGGCTCTGCCAGTCCGGGTCGTCGCTCCACCGACCGACGTCGATTTCCGTTGCAACGCGGAACCATACGGCGTTGCAGTCGTGTGCGTTGGCCTGCCGGATGTTCAAGTGGCGGGGCAGGAACCGGTTGCGCCCGGATGCGTCGACCACCCACCGCGCCGTGGTTCGGGTGGTGGACTCACCGTCCTGGACCGAGATGGTGTGGGGATCATGCCCTTCGCTCAGTTCCACTGCACTGACCCGGCCGTGAGTGATCTCGACGCCCTCCGCCAGGCAGCGCCTGCTGAGCTCGTTCTCCAATCGTCCGCGGTCGATCTGATAGGTGACCTGCGGCACGAACGACGAACTTCCCAGCTCCATCCGTTGCGCGATGTCGGTGTTGCGATCGACGGAGAAGAACATCCGCAACCCCATCTTGCGGATCTGAGCGGTGCTCAGATGATCGCCGAGGCCGAGGCGGTCGCGCAGGTAATGAGCAGACACCTCGACGGTCGACTCCCCCACCGTGTGGGTCATCTCCGGGACCGGGTGGACGTGGGGTTCGATCACCTGGACTCGGGTGGTCGGACGCGCCCGGCGAAGTTCCAGAGCCAGGGTGAGAGCCGCGGCGCCGCCCCCCACGACACTCACGTCGTGATCGGCGGGCGGCCCGCCGGCTTGGGACATCCGAGACCGGATACGCCTGGCGAGGGCCTCACGGCGTTCGCGACTCAGCTGCGAGACCTGCGCTTGGGCATCCACCCCGTGACCTCCCTCGAGTCGTGGCCGATGGGTACCCCGCATATTTCGCGGGTACGCATGGCGGCGCTCTTGCGATAGGCAACGTCTCGGCACCGGATCGCTCATTGCATCGCGACGCCAGACCTTGACGAAGCGCTGCTTCGAGCGAATCACAGCAACGGCGGCGGTGCCATGTCGAGAGCCATTACCGATTGCTGACGTCTGCGTCGAGATTGCCGCCCCGCTGGGAAACTGGTGATGTGTTGGAGGACTGGACGGCCGGAGACACCCGTGAGTGAGCAGCCCGGAATCGACGACTGCGACGTACTGGTGATCGGTGCCGGTCTCGCAGGGTTGCGATGCGCGGTCGTACTCGTCGATCGCGGGTACGAGGTGGCGGTATGGGAGGCCGAGGACCGGGTGGGCGGCCGCATCCACACCGACGTCGTCGACGGGTTCCGCTGCGACCGCGGGTTTCAAGTACTCAATCCCGCGTATCCGGCGCTCCAACGAGCGGTCGCGATCCGCGACCTGGGCCTGCAGTCGTTCGACGCCGGTGTGCTCGTCCGCCGCGACCGCGACCGCGTGAAGTGGGTGCATCCGCTGCGTCAGCCACGCGAAGTCCCGCGCATGCTGATGGGTGGCGGTCTGTCGCCGCGTCAGGTGGCGGCCCTGCTTCGATGGGCTGCTCCCGCACTGCGTCCGAGGCTTCTGGCTGCCGCGCACCACGACAGCAATCTTCGGGACGCCCTTGATCACCGCGGCGTCGACGGCATCGCCCGCCGCGTGCTCGACCGCTTCCTGGCGGGGGTGCTCCTCGACGACTCCGGCTCGACATCCAACGCCTTCGCCCTGCTGCTGACGCGGATGTTCGCGCTCGGCGTTCCGGGCCTGCCCGCGGGTGGCATGCAGGCGTTACCCGAGTTGCTCGCAACGCCGATCGCGGATCGGATTCATCTGCAACACAAGGTAACTCGAATCTCACGTGCCGGATCCGACTGGATGGTCACCGCCGGCAACAGGACTGTGCGGGCCCGTGAGGTTGTCGTGGCGGCCGATGCCCTCGCGAGCAGCGTTCTGACGGGCGCACCCCCACCGGCGACGAAGGGGGTGGTAACCGATTGGTGGGCCGTGGATGACCTGCCGCCCAGTCCGGCGATGCTGAGTGTCGACGGGCGGGCCCATCCGCCGGGACCGGTTCTCAACACCGCGGTGATCAGCTCGGCAGCACCCACCTACGCGCCGCCGGGCCGGCATCTCATCGCCGCATCGGCGCTCATCGGGCCGCAGCACCCGACACCGCCCGAGGCAGTACTGCGTAGGCACGCTGCCGACATACTCGGTCTGGACGCATCGAGATGGACATTGGTTGTCCGGCACGAGATTCCGGACGCGCTACCCGCCCAGCCCGCACCCCTGGTGGTTCGGCGACCCGTGCGCAGTCCGGACGGACTCTGGTTGTGCGGTGACCATCGGGACACGGCGTCAATCCAGGGTGCGCTGGTGAGTGGGCGCAGAGTCGCGGAAGCGATCATGGCGCGCCGCTGCGGTGCCAACACCTGACCCCGCCGCCGAACGTCACCGCTTGGCGCGCGGGATTCCCGTCGCCCACAGCGCCCACGCGACGAGAACTGGTTGGAACAGCAGCCTCACGAAGCGACTGGTGTCACTGTTGAGACCGAAGCCGTCCGCGTGGTTGACGTACTGCGCGATGTTGCCCGGGAAGATCAGGATGAAGAACGCCGCCAGCAGCCTGCCCACCAGCACCCGGTCCCGGTTCAGTAGAGCCAGCCCGACACCCAGCGTGATCTCGACGCCACCAGATGCCATGACGACTCCGTCGGCGTCCATCGGCACCCACCGCGGTACCTGAGCCTGGAATTCCTCACGGGCCCAGAACAAGTGGCTGAATCCGGCGAAGATCATCGCGCCCGCGAGTACGAGCCGGCCGATCGTCCGCGCGCGGGTGGTCGGCGGGGGTGGAGGCAGTTCGGACAGAGGTGCTAGGGACACGGGTCAAGCCTTTCGTCGGAGTCGGGTCGGAGAAATCAGTTGGCGGTGCGGGCGTGCAGTTCCGTGGTGATCAGGTGCAGTGCTTCGCGCAGGGCCGCGAGATCCGCGGCGGCCGAACCGCCGGAGCCCAACAGCCGGTCCGGAATGCAGGCCGCCCGCTCTTCCAGGGCACGTCCCTCGTCTGTCAGGGTGATGTCGACGCGCCGCTCGTCGGTCGTGCTGCGCTGCCGGCGCACGAAGCCGGCCGATTCGAGGCGTTTGAGCAGGGGTGACAAAGTGCCCGAATCGAGATGGAGCCGGTCACCGAGATGGCTCACCGTGCACGGCTCCTCTTCCCAGAGCACCAGCAGCACCAAATACTGCGGATAGGTCAGGTCGAGTTCATCCAGCATCGGGCGATAGGCGGCAGTGACCGCGCGCGACGCCGAGTACAGCGCGAAGCACAGTTGTTCATCGAGACGCGGACCAGGCATTCCGTGACCATATCGCACACCATTTAATTGTGCACAACTCACATCGGGATGGCCGACGCGCCCATCTTTGCAACACCTGTGACCTGGCCTGATGCCGTGCTGTAAGCACGGCCACCCTTGCGGCTGTCCGAGAAAGTCGTACCGGCCGCTTACGATTCCACCGGCGATGCATTCAAGGGAAAGGGCCCGACGTGAGCTACACCGCCGCTGACATCACCGAGCTCGACGATGTCCAGCACACACGCCTTCGGCCGGCGGTCAACCTCGGTCTGGACGTTCTCAACACCGCCCTGCGGGAGCTGATCGACAACGCGGTGGAAGAGGTGGCTGATCCCAGCCACGGTGGGTCCCAGGTCACCATCACGCTGCACGCCGACGGATCGGTCAGTGTTGCCGACGACGGGCGCGGGTTGCCCGTCGACACCGATCCGACGACCGGAAAGAACGGCATCGTCAAGACGCTGGGCACCGCGCGGGCCGGTGGGAAATTCTCCGCGCACACCGACGCCACCAGCACCGGAGCCGGCCTGAACGGGATCGGTGCGGCCGCAGCCGTCTTCATCTCCGCGCGCACCGATGTCTCTGTGCGCCGGGCCGGAAAGACCTACCTGCAGAGCTTCGGCAGGGGTTATCCCGGAGTGTTCGAGGGCACCGACTTCGACCCGGATGCGCCGTTCACCCGGTCCGACACCCAGAAACTGCGCGGCACCGGCAACCGGAAGCCCGACGCTCAGGGCACCGAAGTGCGCATCCTGTTCGACTCGACCGTCGTGCCGGATTCCCGCGTCGACATCGGCGAGGTGCTGCTGCGTGCCCACGCGGCGGCGCGGATGTCGCCCGGCGTGCACTTGGTCGTCGTCGACGACGGCTGGCCCGGCGACGAGATCCCATCTGCCCTGCTCGCGCCGTTCGACGGTCCCTGGGGCACGGACACACTGCTAGACCTCATGTGCACCGCTGCCGACACTCCGGCACCCGCCGTGCGGGCTGTCGTGGAGGGTCGGGGCGAGTACACCACCAGCCGTGGCGCGACGCCGTTCCGGTGGTCGTTGACGGCCGGCCCGGCCGAGCCGGCGACGGTGGCCGCGTTCTGCAACACCGTGCGCACTCCGGGTGGTGGGTCGCACCTGACGGCGGCGATGAAGGGCGTGTCCGAGGCGCTCGCCGACCGCGCATCCCGGATCCGCGACCTGGGCCTGGCCAAGGGCGAAGAAGGCCCGGAGCCACAGGATTTCGCGGCAGTCACCGCACTGGCCGTCGACACCCGCGCCCCCGACGTGTCATGGGACTCCCAGGCCAAGACAGCGGTGTCGTCTCGATCGCTGAACCTGGCGATGGCCCCGGACGTGGCGCGCAGTGTCACCGTCTGGGCGGCCAATCCGGCCAATGGCGACGCGGTGTCGTTGTGGACGAAGCTGGCGCTTGAATTCGCCAGGGCGCGGCGCAGCGCCGAAGGCGCCAAAGCCCGATCGCGTGCGGCATCGAAAGCCAAGGGCCTGGGCACGAATCTGTCGCTACCCCCGAAACTGCTGCCCAGCAGGGAAACCGGGCGCGGCTCCGGCGCGGAGCTGTTCCTGTGCGAGGGCGACTCTGCGCTCGGCACCATCAAAGCCGCGCGCGACGCGACTTTTCAGGCCGCCTTCCCATTGAAAGGTAAGCCGCCCAACGTCTATGGGTTCGCCCTGAGCAAAGCCCGGGCCAAGGACGAGTTCGATTCCATCGAACGCATCCTGGGGTGCGGGGTTCGGGACAACTGCGACCCCGAGCAATGCCGCTATGACCGGATCCTGTTCGCCTCCGACGCCGACCCCGACGGCGGCAACATCAACTCGAGCCTGATCTCGATGTTCCTGGACTTCTACCGCCCGCTCGTCGAGGCCGGGATGGTCTACGTGACGTTGCCGCCACTGTTCGTGGTCAAGAACGGCGACGAGCGGATCTACTGTCAGGACGAATCCGAGCGCGACGCCGCCGTCGCGAAGTTGAAGGACACCTCCAAGAAGCGGGTAGAGGTGCAGCGCAACAAAGGTCTCGGTGAGATGGACGCCGACGACTTCTGGAACACCGTGCTGGATCCTGTGCGGCGCACAGTGATTCGGGTCCATCTCGATGACGACGACAAGAAGCTGCACCACACGTTGTTCGGCGGACCGCCCGAGGGCCGGCGTACGTGGATGGCCGATGTGGCCGCCCGTGTCGACACCTCTGCGCTGGACCTCGACTAGGAGTATCACGTGACCGCCACCCTGGACATTCCAGAGCAGAACGCCGACCTGGTGCTCGACCAGAGCGCCGACGAGTACTGGAACCACTACCAGCTGACGTTCGCGCTCTACAGCGTCAGCGACCGTGCGATCCCGTCGGCGTTCGACGGGCTGAAGCCGGGCCAGCGACGCCTGCTCTACCAGATGCACGACTCGAGGCTGCTGCCCGGCAACAAGCCGCAGAAGTCCTCGAAGGTCTGCTCGGCGGTCACCGGAAACCTGCACCCCCATGGCGGTGCGTCGATGTACGGCGCCGCGGCGCTGATGGCTGCCGAGTTCCAGCGCGTGAAAGTCATTGACGGACAAGGCGCATTTCCCCGTATCCAGGGTGACATCCCCGCCGCCGACCGCTATACCGAAATGCGATTGTCGGCGCCAGGAGCGGCGCTGACCGCGGAGCTCGACGACCACGCGGTACCGATGGTGGCGACGTTCGACGGCGAGTGGACCGAGCCGACGATGCTGCCCGCCCAGTGGCCGGTGCTGCTGTGCAACGGTGCCGTCGGCATCGCGGAAGGGTGGGCCACCAAGGTTCCCGCGCACAATCCCCGCGAGATCATGGCCGCCTGCCGCGCGTTGTTGAAGACGCCGAACATGACCGACGACAGGTTGGTCAAGCTCATCCCCGGACCCGACTGGGGATGCGGGGCGACGGTCGTCGGCACTGCCGGGCTGCGCGAGTACATCACCACCGGCCGGGGCGCGTTCACGGTGCGCGGCACGGTGAGCGTCGACGGCAAGAACTGCATCATCACCGAACTTCCCCCCGGTGTTGCGAGTAACACTGTGCAGGAGAGGATCCGGGCCCTGGTCGAGTCCGGCGAGATGTCCGGCGTGGCCGACATGTCGGACCTGACCGACCGCCGCAACGGGCTGCGCATCGTCGTCACCGCCAAGCGCGGCCACAGTGCAGAAGACATTCGCGAGCAGCTGCTGGCCCTGACCCCGTTGGAGTCGACGTTCGCCGCCAGCCTGGTCGCCCTCGACGAGAACCGGGTGCCGCGCTGGTGGTCGGTGCGCGAATTGATATCGGCCTTCCTGCATCTGCGTGACTCGGTGGTGCTGCATCGCAGCGAGTATCGGTTGGAGAAGGTGACCGCGCGCCGGCATCTGGTGGCCGGTCTGATGACGATCCATCTGGACATCGACGCCGCCGTCGCGGTCATTCGCGGGTCCGACACGGTCGACGAGGCACGCCAGGGACTACAGGAGCGGTTCGGGATCGATGCCGTCCAGGCGGATTACGTTCTGGCCCTCCAGCTTCGCCGCCTCACCAAGCTCGACGTCATCGAACTGCGCGCCGAAGCAGAGAAGCTCGACGCCGAGTTCGCCGCACTGACCGAGCTGGTGTCCGATCCCGACGCACGCCGCAAGGTCATCGATGAGGAACTCGTCGAGACCGCGAAACTGTTCAAGGGACCGGAGTTCGACCGCCGGACCGTCCTGGACGCCGAGGCCACCCCGGTGACATCGAGCGCCGACGACGACGGGCCCCGCGAGCGAAAGATGAACGCCGCCTGGCGGTTGGACGATCGCGGGGTGTTCTCCGACAGTCACGGGGAGCTGCTCACCTCCGGCCTCGGCTGGGCGG
Coding sequences within:
- a CDS encoding NAD(P)/FAD-dependent oxidoreductase; the protein is MSEQPGIDDCDVLVIGAGLAGLRCAVVLVDRGYEVAVWEAEDRVGGRIHTDVVDGFRCDRGFQVLNPAYPALQRAVAIRDLGLQSFDAGVLVRRDRDRVKWVHPLRQPREVPRMLMGGGLSPRQVAALLRWAAPALRPRLLAAAHHDSNLRDALDHRGVDGIARRVLDRFLAGVLLDDSGSTSNAFALLLTRMFALGVPGLPAGGMQALPELLATPIADRIHLQHKVTRISRAGSDWMVTAGNRTVRAREVVVAADALASSVLTGAPPPATKGVVTDWWAVDDLPPSPAMLSVDGRAHPPGPVLNTAVISSAAPTYAPPGRHLIAASALIGPQHPTPPEAVLRRHAADILGLDASRWTLVVRHEIPDALPAQPAPLVVRRPVRSPDGLWLCGDHRDTASIQGALVSGRRVAEAIMARRCGANT
- a CDS encoding DNA gyrase subunit A, translating into MTATLDIPEQNADLVLDQSADEYWNHYQLTFALYSVSDRAIPSAFDGLKPGQRRLLYQMHDSRLLPGNKPQKSSKVCSAVTGNLHPHGGASMYGAAALMAAEFQRVKVIDGQGAFPRIQGDIPAADRYTEMRLSAPGAALTAELDDHAVPMVATFDGEWTEPTMLPAQWPVLLCNGAVGIAEGWATKVPAHNPREIMAACRALLKTPNMTDDRLVKLIPGPDWGCGATVVGTAGLREYITTGRGAFTVRGTVSVDGKNCIITELPPGVASNTVQERIRALVESGEMSGVADMSDLTDRRNGLRIVVTAKRGHSAEDIREQLLALTPLESTFAASLVALDENRVPRWWSVRELISAFLHLRDSVVLHRSEYRLEKVTARRHLVAGLMTIHLDIDAAVAVIRGSDTVDEARQGLQERFGIDAVQADYVLALQLRRLTKLDVIELRAEAEKLDAEFAALTELVSDPDARRKVIDEELVETAKLFKGPEFDRRTVLDAEATPVTSSADDDGPRERKMNAAWRLDDRGVFSDSHGELLTSGLGWAVWTDGRVKFTTGNGLPYKTRDIPVAPDITGLLCSGVLPLGYHLALVTRRGKVLRIDPAAVNPQGAAGNGVAGVKLSAGDGDEVIAALPVSCGNGEAILSTSEKSWKVTEVADIPVKGRGGAGVGFHPFVKGEDILLSASISATGYVRGKRAVRAETRAKASIKGSGADVTPAD
- a CDS encoding NAD(P)/FAD-dependent oxidoreductase, coding for MDAQAQVSQLSRERREALARRIRSRMSQAGGPPADHDVSVVGGGAAALTLALELRRARPTTRVQVIEPHVHPVPEMTHTVGESTVEVSAHYLRDRLGLGDHLSTAQIRKMGLRMFFSVDRNTDIAQRMELGSSSFVPQVTYQIDRGRLENELSRRCLAEGVEITHGRVSAVELSEGHDPHTISVQDGESTTRTTARWVVDASGRNRFLPRHLNIRQANAHDCNAVWFRVATEIDVGRWSDDPDWQSRLVEGDRALSTNHLMGEGYWVWLIRLASGATSVGIVADPAYHPFDAFNTLEKATAWLRDHEPQCAAVVDEHANDIKDFRVMKKYSHGAAQVYDGTARWCLTGDAGIFLDPLYSSGLDLVAIGNGLITDMITRELDGDDVVARAQISDTLFRSLTEMWLAVYQDQYSLMGVPSVMSAKIIWDVAFYWGFIGLLYVNGRYVNLADDPGFVPHLDGLIALSNRVQKFFREWAAVENGTPTVPFVDLYSPLNFMVTLHKAMMGPSENFDEQFDTNADMLRRLAGQLVETVLAEKSAMFGDDDVMHQVQEWQRDPLLRELRSAYRRQQESDPLSSDWIVSTSPALQTS
- a CDS encoding MarR family winged helix-turn-helix transcriptional regulator; the encoded protein is MPGPRLDEQLCFALYSASRAVTAAYRPMLDELDLTYPQYLVLLVLWEEEPCTVSHLGDRLHLDSGTLSPLLKRLESAGFVRRQRSTTDERRVDITLTDEGRALEERAACIPDRLLGSGGSAAADLAALREALHLITTELHARTAN
- a CDS encoding toprim domain-containing protein, with the translated sequence MSYTAADITELDDVQHTRLRPAVNLGLDVLNTALRELIDNAVEEVADPSHGGSQVTITLHADGSVSVADDGRGLPVDTDPTTGKNGIVKTLGTARAGGKFSAHTDATSTGAGLNGIGAAAAVFISARTDVSVRRAGKTYLQSFGRGYPGVFEGTDFDPDAPFTRSDTQKLRGTGNRKPDAQGTEVRILFDSTVVPDSRVDIGEVLLRAHAAARMSPGVHLVVVDDGWPGDEIPSALLAPFDGPWGTDTLLDLMCTAADTPAPAVRAVVEGRGEYTTSRGATPFRWSLTAGPAEPATVAAFCNTVRTPGGGSHLTAAMKGVSEALADRASRIRDLGLAKGEEGPEPQDFAAVTALAVDTRAPDVSWDSQAKTAVSSRSLNLAMAPDVARSVTVWAANPANGDAVSLWTKLALEFARARRSAEGAKARSRAASKAKGLGTNLSLPPKLLPSRETGRGSGAELFLCEGDSALGTIKAARDATFQAAFPLKGKPPNVYGFALSKARAKDEFDSIERILGCGVRDNCDPEQCRYDRILFASDADPDGGNINSSLISMFLDFYRPLVEAGMVYVTLPPLFVVKNGDERIYCQDESERDAAVAKLKDTSKKRVEVQRNKGLGEMDADDFWNTVLDPVRRTVIRVHLDDDDKKLHHTLFGGPPEGRRTWMADVAARVDTSALDLD